A stretch of DNA from Roseovarius faecimaris:
CGGGCTTGTCGTGGCCTTTCATTCTGGCTGGCTCTTTTCTGACTGGGATCGGTTTCACGATGTCATTGTTCATCGCAGGCCTCGCATTCGACAGTTACGTCCTGAATGCGGCAAAGTTGGGTATTCTCGGCGGATCGGCGCTTTCGGCGATACTCGGCATCTCGCTTCTGATTTGGCTCACATTGCGAATGAGGTGACGAAAACACACAGCCGATGCGCTGCGCGACCTCGTTCATGTACCCTTACTATCCATCGTCGATGTCGACGCCGATCAGTTCTGAGATGCTTTTCTGCCCAATGTTGCTGCAACAGCCGACGACGCAGCGCAACGTGCAGCAACTGCCCGTAAGGAAGGGAACACGAATTGGAACGACACGGGAACCGGTATGGGCCTTGGCTGGCTCTGCGCCCTGCTGATCCTCGTACTGGTGGTCGTGGCCATAGAGGCACCGATCAAACTTCTTCGACAATAGGCGCAAGCCGGACAGGGCGCCCCGCCGTCCAGACACCGAGCCTATGTTATACTGCGCATGCAGTAGTGAGGGCTGTTTATTGGGCGACCCTTAGGGGTGCAACCTAGGAGGACGAGAAGATGAATTGGAACGACATGGGCTTCGGAATGGGTTTCGGGATGGGGTTTGGCTGGCTGTTCGGCCTGTTGATCCTTGTGCTGGTGGTTTTGGCCATAGCGGCGCTGATCAAATATCTTCGGAAATAGGAAAAAGGACTTCGCAATGACCTACACGATCAATCGCGTGATCTCCGGCGCAGGTATCGACGACATTGACTCTCGTGCGCGCAAGGCGCTGGCGGATCAGGGTTTCGGCGTTCTGACCGAAATCGACGTCAAGGCGACGATGAAGAAGAAGCTGGATGTCGAGATGCCGGCCTATCGCATCCTCGGAGCCTGCAATCCGAAGATGGCGCATCACGCCATCGGGATCGAGCCGCGTGTGGGTGCGATGCTGCCGTGCAACGTCATCCTGCGCGAGGTCGAGGATGGCGTCGAGGTCAGCGCCATCGACCCGGTTGCGTCGATGCAGGCGATCGAGAACAGCGAACTTACGGCTGTTGCGGGCCAGGTCCGAGACCTTCTCGCGAAGGCCGTTGCCTCGATCTGAGGTGGGGTTGCGCGCAATCATCCTCGTGGTGATGGCGATCCTCGGGATCGCCGTGCTCGGTGCCTGGCTATTCGCGCCTTCTGCTTTCGACCAGGCACGCGGCCTGATGGACGGCGAGCGTCTGGAGATGCTGGTGGCGCGCGCCGGGATCTGGGGGCCGGTTCTGATCGTCACGCTCATGACCCTCGCGGTCGTTGCGAGCCCGGTCCCGAGCGCGCCCATCGCGCTGGCCGCCGGTGCGGCCTACGGGCATGTCTGGGGAACGGTGCAGGTCGTGATCGGCGCAGAACTCGGGGCACTGATCGCCTTCGGTCTCGCACGGGTGCTGGGGCATGATTTCCTGCGACGGGTCTTTGGTGACCGCGTCGATGCCGGGCTGCTCGGCTCGCAGACCGCGTTGACCGCGACGGTCTTCGCCAGCCGCCTGATGCCGTTCGTGTCTTTCGACATGATCAGCTACGCTGCGGGGCTCAGCCGCCTGCACGCCTGGCGGTTCGCCCTCGCCACGCTGGCCGGCATCATTCCGGCAAGCTTCCTGCTCGCGCATTTCGGCGGCGAGGCGGTTAGCGGAGACCTCGGGCGCGCGACATGGGCGGTGCTCGGACTTGGGCTCGTGACGGGCCTACCGCTGCTCTGGGTGGCGATGCGGAGAAAGCATGAAGAGAGCCTTCCCGACCAAAATTGGAAAGGGCTTGACCTTCCAACCGCTGGAGGTGGCAAGCTGAAAAATAGACCGAAAGGCTGACAGACCATGGAACACGATCACCACCACGCGGCACCCGACGTGCCCTCGGGGGCCGAGACGGCGAAAGACCCGGTCTGCGGGATGACGGTTGCAGTCAAGCCCGATGGACGTCACGCCGAGTTCCAGGGCGAGCCCTTCCATTTCTGTTCGGAGAAATGCCAGACGAAGTTCACGGCGGATCCGTGGTTCTATGCCTCGGGAAGGGCCGCCGGACAAAAGAAGGCCGCACCGGCCAACGTCCAGTACACCTGTCCGATGCACCCCGAGATTGTTCGGGATGCGCCGGGGTCATGCCCGATCTGCGGCATGGCGCTGGAACCGATGGTGCCGTCCGACGAGCCCAGCGAGGAGCTGACAGACTTCACACGCCGGATGTGGATCTCGGCTGCCGCCGCGGTGCCGCTTATTATCCTGACGATGGGTGAACTGGTGGCGCTGCCGGTGCGCGACTGGATCGGGCATCAGACGGCCAGCTATCTCGAGTTTCTGCTGGCCACGCCCATCATATTCTGGGCGGCGCTGCCATTTTTCCGGCGCGGCTGGGATTCGATCGTGAACCGAAGCCCGAACATGTGGACGCTGATCAGCATCGGCGTGGCGGCGGCATACCTTTACTCGCTCGTCGCCACGTTCCTGCCGGGGGTGTTTCCGGAACAGTACCGGATGGGGCACGGCGTGGGGACGTATTTCGAGGCGGCGGTTGTGATCGTGACGCTAGTCTTCGTGGGCCAGGTTCTCGAACTGCGCGCACGCGAGCGCACCGGGGATGCGATCCGCGCGCTCCTCGATCTCGCCCCAAAGACGGCGCGGCGTATCCTGCCAGACGGTACCGAATATGACGCGCCGCTGGAAAACATCATGGAGGGAGACCGGCTGCGCGTGCGACCCGGTGATGCGGTCCCGGTCGATGGGACGGTGATCGAGGGCCGGTCGTCGCTTGACGAGAGTATGCTGACGGGTGAGTCGATGCCCGTCGAGAAAGGCCCGGGCGATGCGGTGACCGGAGCGACGATCAACAAGAATGGCTCTCTGGTTATGGAGGCGGGAAAGGTCGGATCCGACACCGTGCTGGCGCAGATCGTCGCGATGGTGTCGAACGCGCGCCGCTCGCGCGCGCCGATCCAGGGTCTGGCTGACCGGGTGTCGGCGGTATTCGTGCCGACCGTGGTCGCCATAGCCGTCGTCGCCTTCATCGTCTGGCTGACCGTCGGCCCCGAGCCCGCGCTGGTCTTCGCGATCGCTTCGGCGGTGTCCGTCCTGATCATCGCCTGTCCCTGCGCGCTTGGGCTTGCGACGCCGATCTCGATCACAACGGCAGCAGGACGCGGGGCGCAGGCGGGCGTGCTGATCAAGGACGCCGAGGCGCTGGAACGCATGGCGGCCGTCGATACGCTCATCGTGGACAAGACCGGCACTCTGACCTTGGGCAAGCCGAAGCTGACGGACCTTATGGCGCTTGGCGACATCGCCGAGACCGACCTGCTTTCGCTGGCCGCAGCGCTGGAGCGCGGCTCGGAGCACCCTCTGGCCGAAGCGATCGTCGAGGGAGCCGAGACGCAGAGTGCCCCGCGTCAGGAGGCCACGGACTTCGGTGCCGTCACCGGCAAGGGCGTACAGGGCAGCGTCGGTGGGCGTGCGGTGGCGCTCGGCAACGCGGCGATGATGCGGGAGATGGGTCTGGATACGGGTGCGGCCGAGGCGCACGCCGACACCCTGCGCGCCGAGGGCAAGACGGCGATGTTCGTCGCTTTCGATGGCGCGCTCGTCGGCATCGTGGCGGTCGCCGACCCGATCAAGGACTCGACCGCACAGGCGATCCGCGAACTTCATGCCCAGGGTCTGAGGGTGATAATGGCGACGGGCGACAACGAGCGCACAGCGCAGGCAGTGGCAGGCAAGCTCGGGATCGACGAGGTGCGGGCGGGCGTGCTGCCCGAAGCCAAGAAGGTCCTTATCGACCAGTTGCGTCGAGAGGGCCACAAGATCGCAATGGCGGGCGACGGAGTGAACGACGCGCCCGCGCTGGCCGCCGCGGATGTCGGCATCGCGATGGGCACGGGCGCGGATGTGGCGATGGAAAGCGCCGGCATCACCCTGCTGGGCGGTGACCTGATGGGCATCGTCCGGGCGCGCAAGCTCGCACGCGCCACTTTGCGCAACATCAAGCAAAACCTGTTCTTCGCCTTCGCTTACAACGCGCTTGGTGTCCCCATCGCAGCAGGACTGCTCTACCCCGTCACCGGCCTTCTCCTGTCGCCGATGATCGCGGCGGCGGCCATGAGCCTGTCCTCCGTCTCGGTGATCACCAACGCCCTACGGCTCAGGCGGGTCAATCTCTGACCTGCCAGTCCATACATGCGAACTCGAAAGGAAACGCAGATGACCCAGAACGCTTTTTCCCGCCGCACGCTTCTGATTGGCGGCGCCGCGCTGGTGGCTGCATCGCCCTTCAGGACCCTGGCGCTAGGCGCCGGTCCGGCGATCCACGTGATGAAGGATCCGAACTGCGGCTGCTGCTCGGCCTGGATCGAGATACTCGAAAACGATGGTTTCGCCGTAACGACCGAGGCGAGCGCCGGGACGCTTCTGATGCGCTACAAGCTGGACAACGGCATCACGCAGGAGATGGTCTCCTGCCATACGGGGCGCGTGAATGGCTACATGATCGAGCGCCACGTCCCTGTTGCCGACATTCGCCGTCTGCTGGTGGAACGCCCCGACGCGGTGGGCCTCGCAGTGCCCGGCATGCCCTACGGCTCGCCCGGGATGGGGCCGGAAAGCGAGCGCGAGGCCTATGACGTGTTCCTGATCCAGCGCGACGGATCGACCGAGGTGTTCACCTGCTACGCTGCCGCGTGACCTTGAAGCTGCGATTCCGCTTCTGATCAGGGACGAGAACACAGGCGTGCCTGCTCCCGCATCACGGCGTAATCGCTCAGAATCTCGGCGTTGGCGGATCCGTCCGGCAGAAAAGCCAACTCCTTGGCCATTGCTCGTCCCCGATGAACACTACGAGGCCCCGAAGAGTCCAATCTGTGCCAGCGCATCGAAACACCCGCTAAGGAGTGCGAAATCACGCGATCTAAACATGAACACACACTGCACACGACACCGCGCAAGCCACTGATATTCTACCGGAATTGCCACCATCCATCACTGAACAGGCGCATAGCACGTCTTCGAACGACCGCTTCGAACCGGACTACAGACCTTGGTGCAGAGCGCAGCATTCGGTAGTATGGGCTCTCACTTAGCCTTCGCTGCAATCCACCTTAAGGTCCGCATTGCCGCCCATCACATGGAAAACCCGCTGC
This window harbors:
- a CDS encoding DUF411 domain-containing protein — its product is MTQNAFSRRTLLIGGAALVAASPFRTLALGAGPAIHVMKDPNCGCCSAWIEILENDGFAVTTEASAGTLLMRYKLDNGITQEMVSCHTGRVNGYMIERHVPVADIRRLLVERPDAVGLAVPGMPYGSPGMGPESEREAYDVFLIQRDGSTEVFTCYAAA
- a CDS encoding DUF302 domain-containing protein, translating into MTYTINRVISGAGIDDIDSRARKALADQGFGVLTEIDVKATMKKKLDVEMPAYRILGACNPKMAHHAIGIEPRVGAMLPCNVILREVEDGVEVSAIDPVASMQAIENSELTAVAGQVRDLLAKAVASI
- a CDS encoding heavy metal translocating P-type ATPase, with the translated sequence MEHDHHHAAPDVPSGAETAKDPVCGMTVAVKPDGRHAEFQGEPFHFCSEKCQTKFTADPWFYASGRAAGQKKAAPANVQYTCPMHPEIVRDAPGSCPICGMALEPMVPSDEPSEELTDFTRRMWISAAAAVPLIILTMGELVALPVRDWIGHQTASYLEFLLATPIIFWAALPFFRRGWDSIVNRSPNMWTLISIGVAAAYLYSLVATFLPGVFPEQYRMGHGVGTYFEAAVVIVTLVFVGQVLELRARERTGDAIRALLDLAPKTARRILPDGTEYDAPLENIMEGDRLRVRPGDAVPVDGTVIEGRSSLDESMLTGESMPVEKGPGDAVTGATINKNGSLVMEAGKVGSDTVLAQIVAMVSNARRSRAPIQGLADRVSAVFVPTVVAIAVVAFIVWLTVGPEPALVFAIASAVSVLIIACPCALGLATPISITTAAGRGAQAGVLIKDAEALERMAAVDTLIVDKTGTLTLGKPKLTDLMALGDIAETDLLSLAAALERGSEHPLAEAIVEGAETQSAPRQEATDFGAVTGKGVQGSVGGRAVALGNAAMMREMGLDTGAAEAHADTLRAEGKTAMFVAFDGALVGIVAVADPIKDSTAQAIRELHAQGLRVIMATGDNERTAQAVAGKLGIDEVRAGVLPEAKKVLIDQLRREGHKIAMAGDGVNDAPALAAADVGIAMGTGADVAMESAGITLLGGDLMGIVRARKLARATLRNIKQNLFFAFAYNALGVPIAAGLLYPVTGLLLSPMIAAAAMSLSSVSVITNALRLRRVNL
- a CDS encoding TVP38/TMEM64 family protein, with the translated sequence MGLRAIILVVMAILGIAVLGAWLFAPSAFDQARGLMDGERLEMLVARAGIWGPVLIVTLMTLAVVASPVPSAPIALAAGAAYGHVWGTVQVVIGAELGALIAFGLARVLGHDFLRRVFGDRVDAGLLGSQTALTATVFASRLMPFVSFDMISYAAGLSRLHAWRFALATLAGIIPASFLLAHFGGEAVSGDLGRATWAVLGLGLVTGLPLLWVAMRRKHEESLPDQNWKGLDLPTAGGGKLKNRPKG